A stretch of the Gossypium hirsutum isolate 1008001.06 chromosome D07, Gossypium_hirsutum_v2.1, whole genome shotgun sequence genome encodes the following:
- the LOC107954730 gene encoding glucose-1-phosphate adenylyltransferase small subunit, chloroplastic/amyloplastic: MASMAALGAFRSPATSSSNASFVSRSRLSTAPRTLSFSASSLSGDHVVSRTITGSRQKERTPLIVSPKAVSDSKNSQTCLEPDVSRSVLGIILGGGAGTRLYPLTKKRAKPAVPLGGNYRLIDIPVSNCLNSNVSKIYVLTQFNSASLNRHISRAYASNMGGYKNEGFVEVLAAQQSPENPNWFQGTADAVRQYLWLFEEHNVLEFLVLAGDHLYRMNYESFIQAHRETAADITVAALPMDEKRAASFGLMKIDDEGRIIEFAEKPKGDQLKALQVDTTILGLDDERAKEMPYIASMGIYVVSKKAMLDLLSKKFPGANDFGSEVIPGATSIGMRVQAYLYDGYWEDIGTIEAFYNANLGITKKPVPDFSFYDRSSPIYTQPRYLPPSKMLNADVTDSVVGEGCVIKNCRIHHSVVGLRSCISEGAIIEDTLLMGADYYETEADRKFLAAKGSVPIGIGKNSHIKRAIIDKNARIGDDVKIINNDNVQEAAKETDGYFIKSGIVTIVKDALIPSGTVI; this comes from the exons ATGGCAAGCATGGCCGCATTGGGTGCTTTCAGGTCGCCTGCTACATCGTCGTCCAATGCTTCTTTCGTTTCTCGGAGCCGTCTATCCACTGCTCCTCGGACCTTGTCCTTTTCGGCTTCTTCTTTGTCCGGCGACCATGTTGTTTCTAGAACCATTACCGGTTCCCGCCAAAAGGAACGTACTCCATTGATCGTTTCGCCGAAGGCCGTTTCGGATTCCAAGAACTCGCAGACATGTCTTGAACCCGACGTTAGTCGA AGTGTTTTGGGGATTATATTGGGAGGTGGAGCAGGGACAAGGCTTTACCCGCTAACAAAGAAGAGAGCAAAGCCGGCTGTTCCATTAGGAGGAAATTATAGGCTAATTGATATTCCCGTTAGCAATTGCTTGAACAGTAATGTGTCCAAAATCTACGTTCTGACTCAATTCAATTCCGCTTCTCTCAATCGCCATATTTCCCGCGCATATGCTAGTAACATGGGTGGTTACAAGAACGAAGGGTTCGTTGAAGTTCTTGCTGCTCAGCAAAGTCCCGAGAACCCAAATTGGTTCCAG GGGACTGCGGATGCTGTGAGGCAGTACTTGTGGTTGTTTGAGGAACATAATGTTCTGGAGTTCTTGGTTCTTGCTGGGGACCATTTATATAGAATGAATTATGAAAGTTTTATTCAGGCCCATAGGGAGACTGCTGCTGACATTACGGTGGCTGCATTGCCTATGGATGAAAAACGGGCTGCTTCCTTTGGTCTGATGAAGATTGATGACGAAGGCCGTATAATTGAATTTGCTGAGAAACCCAAAGGGGACCAACTCAAAGCTTTGCAG GTTGACACCACAATTTTAGGTCTTGATGACGAGAGAGCAAAAGAAATGCCTTACATTGCTAGTATGGGCATATATGTTGTCAGTAAAAAGGCGATGTTAGACCTTCTTTCGAAGAAGTTTCCTGGTGCCAATGATTTTGGAAGTGAAGTCATTCCAGGTGCTACTTCCATTGGGATGAGG GTGCAAGCTTACTTGTATGATGGCTACTGGGAAGACATTGGTACAATAGAGGCATTTTACAATGCAAATCTGGGAATTACCAAAAAGCCAGTGCCGGATTTTAG CTTCTATGACCGTTCATCTCCAATCTACACCCAGCCTCGCTATTTGCCTCCATCCAAAATGCTTAATGCTGATGTTACAGATAGTGTTGTTGGCGAGGGTTGTGTTATTAAG AACTGTAGAATTCACCATTCTGTTGTTGGTCTCCGATCTTGCATTTCTGAGGGTGCAATCATAGAAGATACCTTACTAATGGGAGCAGATTATTATGAG ACTGAGGCTGACAGAAAATTTCTAGCTGCAAAGGGCAGTGTTCCAATTGGTATCGGAAAGAATTCGCACATCAAGAGAGCCATCATTGACAAGAATGCTCGGATAGGCGATGATGTGAAG ATCATTAACAACGACAATGTGCAAGAAGCTGCTAAGGAAACGGATGGATATTTCATTAAGAGTGGGATTGTGACGATAGTGAAGGATGCCTTGATTCCCAGTGGAACTGTAATTTGA
- the LOC107954732 gene encoding ras-related protein RABB1c, which yields MSYAYLFKYIIIGDTGVGKSCLLLQFTDKRFQPVHDLTIGVEFGARMITIENKPIKLQIWDTAGQESFRSITRSYYRGAAGALLVYDITRRETFNHLTSWLEEARQHANANMTVMLIGNKCDLSHRRAVSTEEGEQFAREHGLIFMEASAKTAQNVEEAFLSTASKIYKKIQDGVIDISNESYGIKIGHVSQASSFGGRDGSASQPGGCCS from the exons ATGTCCTACGCTTACCTCTTCAAGTACATTATCATTGGCGATACTG GAGTTGGAAAATCATGTCTTCTTTTGCAATTCACCGACAAACGGTTTCAGCCTGTTCATGATTTAACCATTGGTGTTGAATTTGGAGCCAGAATGATCACTATTGAGAACAAGCCAATAAAGCTTCAGATATGGGATACG GCAGGCCAAGAATCATTCAGATCTATTACAAGGTCTTACTACCGTGGAGCTGCTGGTGCACTTTTAGTTTACGATATTACTAG GAGGGAGACTTTTAATCACTTGACTAGCTGGTTGGAGGAAGCAAGGCAGCATGCAAATGCAAACATGACTGTCATGCTTATTGGCAACAAGTGTGATTTGTCTCATAGAAGGGCAGTGAGCACAGAGGAAGGTGAGCAGTTTGCCAGGGAGCACGGACTGATATTCATGGAGGCTTCTGCAAAAACGGCTCAAAATGTTGAAGAG GCATTTCTAAGCACAGCTTCGAAAATCTACAAGAAAATCCAGGATGGAGTTATTGACATATCAAATGAG TCTTATGGCATAAAAATTGGACATGTAAGTCAAGCATCTTCATTTGGCGGTAGAGATGGTAGTGCTTCTCAACCAGGCGGCTGCTGCAGCTGA